A genomic window from Anticarsia gemmatalis isolate Benzon Research Colony breed Stoneville strain chromosome 24, ilAntGemm2 primary, whole genome shotgun sequence includes:
- the LOC142983761 gene encoding 2-aminoethanethiol dioxygenase yields the protein MTFVDSFALLSSRLFSTSKFFIRAKFLCRPCGFHMDVRYETRSTMEVVNVPPIVCTYRQALRTFDVQGKNELPQNLSKLKAMMDVLKAEDLGFDKSLSNPATWVKPNKAPCTYIEVFQNRQINMSIFVLKPGFKMPLHDHPHMHGLLKVISGAVKIRAFTEYPLKEVLNHVDFQTRAKLEAARLAQGLHKKRKLFAQITNSSTCSEISETCTLTPTISNYHEIEALEMPAAFFDILSPPYDTLIEGIGPRRCRYYNVVNSISTNLVELHETEVPTCFYCDQAPYLGPVLV from the coding sequence atgacgTTTGTTGACAGTTTTGCTTTGTTATCGTCTAGATTATTTTCTACTTCTAAATTTTTTATTAGAGCAAAATTTTTGTGTAGACCGTGCGGATTTCATATGGATGTCAGATATGAAACCAGGTCAACTATGGAAGTCGTCAACGTTCCTCCGATCGTGTGCACATACAGACAAGCACTGCGAACCTTCGATGTCCAGGGAAAAAATGAACTGCCGCAAAACTTGAGCAAGCTAAAGGCTATGATGGATGTACTGAAAGCTGAGGACTTGGGCTTCGACAAATCATTAAGCAATCCAGCAACGTGGGTCAAACCGAACAAGGCACCGTGTACGTACATTGAAGTGTTTCAAAATCGACAAATCAACATGAGTATTTTCGTGCTGAAGCCGGGTTTTAAGATGCCGCTCCACGATCACCCCCACATGCACGGTCTTCTCAAAGTGATATCAGGTGCAGTTAAAATTAGAGCTTTTACTGAATATCCGTTAAAAGAAGTATTGAACCACGTAGATTTCCAAACTCGCGCGAAATTAGAAGCGGCGCGGCTCGCACAGGGCCTGcacaagaaaagaaaattattcgCTCAAATAACTAATAGTAGCACTTGTAGTGAAATTTCTGAAACTTGTACATTGACTCCTACAATTTCTAATTATCATGAAATAGAAGCGTTAGAGATGCCGGCAGCATTTTTCGATATCCTCTCCCCACCTTATGATACGTTAATAGAAGGTATTGGTCCGAGACGGTGTCGTTATTATAATGTTGTGAATTCAATAAGCACTAATTTAGTAGAGTTACATGAAACTGAAGTGCCAACATGTTTCTATTGTGATCAAGCACCATACTTAGGTCCTGTACTTGTTTAG